From the Lysinibacillus fusiformis genome, the window TAGGCGTGGCTCATCCATCCTGCGAAGAGGCCTGAGGAGAAAAAGCGGGTAATGTTTTGGAAGCCAGCTTCACTTAAAAGCTGTTGGATTTCTTGATCAGATAAGAAAGAAATATTCATGATGACTTTGCCCATGTTTTCTACCTTTTCTTTTGTGTAGCCAGCATCTAAAAAGTAGCTTTGCCATATACTGATGCGATCTTGTAGCTCGTCACTTTCTCGTTCTCCGTAGGCACAGGCGAGGACAAAAGGCTTTCCGGGTTTTAATTGCTTGCGAATGTTTTGTAGTAGACGGCGTTTCTCCTGTCGATCTTCAATAAAATGAAGAACGAGGATACAGCTTGCCGCATCGAATTTCGGTGTCGTTTGTGGCAAATGCTCAATCGTTCCTTGTAGTAACTGAACACGACTTTCAATACCGAGTTGTACGGCTTTATGTTGAGCGATTTGGAGCATTTCCACAGCAGGATCAACCCCGGTGAACGTCCATTTAGGGTTTGTTGGTCCCCATGCAGAAAGTTCATTGCCCCCGCCCGCTCCTACTACAAGTAAGGATGCTTCTTGTTCCCCTAAATGCATACGGAAATAGGCTTGTGTCATGGTAAATAATGTGTCATAGGCAGGCACGGAAATCCGCGTGCTTTGCTCATAAGTTCGTGCCTTTTCTAATAAATGTGTAGATAATGTCCCCATTGTGATAGCCTCCAGTGTTTTATCGTCTCTATTACAGACCTTTAATGTCTGTAATAGAGTATAAATGAAAATAACTGAAAAGACAAAGAAGAAGGCTGTAGCCAGCGCATTTCGTTGTAAAGCATTAAAAAATTAATAATAAAGATAAATAATTTAACGATTATCATTAAATAACTGTTGAAAAAAATGGTGCTTTCTTCTATGCTTGTAGTAAACAGGAGGGGAAATAGAATGATGAATAGTTTAATCAGTGCCGTTTTGCAAGTGATATTATTTTCAGTGATTCCGTTTATTTGGTGGCTTTGCACAGCGAGAAAAAAACAGCCCTTTTTAACGTGGATAGGCTTGCAAAAGCCCATTATTGTGCATAAGGGAAGGTATGCCATGTTCTTTGTACTTTCCATTGTTGTGCTTGTAGTACCGAGCTTTGCGCTAATCTTTTTCTATATTGATCGCTCCTTACTAGCGGCGAATCAATTTGCGGGCCTTGGTGTGGCAGCGATCATTCCAGCACTTTTCTACGCCATTATTCAAACAGGTTTAGCAGAGGAACTATTGTTTCGCGGCTTTTTATTGAAGAGGTTGGCGAAATTTTTTGGCTTTCAAGTAGGTAATCTCGTGCAAAGTATTGTTTTTGGCTGTGTTCATGGGGCCATGCTATGGTCGCTGCTTTCGCTTCACGTGATCTTGTTAGTCGTGCTTACTACAGCGCTTGCTGGCTATTTGATGGGGTGGATGAATGAACGAGTTGCAGGGGGTTCCATTGTCACTAGCTGGTGTATCCATAGTATTGTGAATTTCATAGCAGCGTGCATGTATATGTTTCAATTTTGACTTATTTGCATTTCTTTGCTGTCACTTGCATAATAGGGCAGAGAAGATTTTTTCGTGAAGGGACGTGCAAGCATGACAGAGTGGCCTAAGGGAGTAGCAAAACCAGCAATTCGCGCATTACATGCAGTGGGCTATACAGAATTGAAGCAGCTAGAAAAAGTGGAGCTTTCTACATTAGCTCATCTTCATGGAATGGGGCCAAAAGCTTTAGCAGCGATTGAGGCGGCACTGAAGGAAAGTAGGGAACCTCGTGAATAAGCTGACATTATTTTTACTGGCAATGGTTGTCTATTATATCCTCGTTGTAGTCGTTATTAGCAAGCTGTTTATTATTCCCATTATGAAAGTGATGGCGCTGATCTTTTTTATAGGGGCAGGTTATATTTTTTCTCGTAAAATGCGTAGAAAATTACAGTAGGAGGTAATATGAAAATTGTTAAATTAACATTCTTTTATTTAGCTATTATTTTATTGGCACTGACGCTGTCCTTAGCGGGTGTTCGTCTATCCATTTCACTCGGGATATTTGCATTGATTGCGATTGGGATGATTTATCGCCATATACATATTTTATATCGCACAAACAATATGGAGCAGGTGGATCAATGGGTGAAAAATCATCGAAAAGAGCCTATATTTGCTGCTCTCTATGCATCAGCTTACGGGACAAAAGAGGAACAGATTCAGGCAATCGATGTCATCATTCATCACTACAAGCAACCAGCTATCAAGTACAATTATCTCTTTATTAAGGCGATTATGGAGGAGAATCTTGGTGCTGCTAAAGTAGCTGCAAGACAAATTGAAAAGGAGCCTTTAACTAGCTATGCACGATGCTATATTGCTGCGCTTGAAGGTCGATCCGCCGATATGAGAAGTGATAAACTAACACAGCCGTGGATGCAACCTGCAATCGAAGCGGTCCATGCCTGTACAATAAAGGATCAAGCAAAGTTCCGCCAATTCGCAGATGCCAGCATCCAACAAGCACGTGGCATACAGAAGTACGGTTTAATACATAATTTTAAGCAAATGGAAGATGAATTGGTAAAGGTATAATCGAAGGGCTACTTGATAACAGTATCAGGTAGCCTGATTTTGTGTCAGAAACCATAAATTATAAATTAATTCGATGAGGTGAAAATGTTTGTCTAAAATGGATCATATGATGCAGATTTTATGGATGTTGAATTCAGGTAGGAAAATTACTGCGAAAGAAATTGCTGAAAAATTAGAGATTAATATCAGATCCGTTTACCGCTATATTAACTCCCTTTCTGCCAGTGGTGTCCCAATTATAGCTGAAACCGGTCATCATGGAGGATATACCCTGTTGAATAATTTTATTAAAAGTCCTCTTATTTTTGATGTTGACGAGAAAGCGGCATTACTTCATGCTTCTATTTTTGCAAAAGAAGCTGGTTATTTTTTAGATGAGGCATTAAACAGTGCAACAGCAAAGCTTACAATGTATTCAAATCAAGAGCAAGAAAAAATGATTCAACAGCATTTACAAGGTTTCGAGATAATCGGACCTGTTGAATCCTCATTGGAGCCACTATTAAAAAAATTAGAAGAGAGTATAGTAAAGGAAACATCTATAGAAATGGAATACCATACTAATAATGAAGAGCAAGCTAAGTCTAGGGTGATTAATCCATATGGTTTGGTTTATTGGAATCAAAACTGGTATGTCGTTGCATTTTGTCATGTAAGAAATGAAATCCGTACTTTTAAAGTAGGCCGAATTAGCAGTCTGCATCAAACAGTCATTCCCTTCCAACGACCACAATCTTTCTCTGCCAGTGATTTTTTTATGAAAAGCCTTTTTCCCCAAGTCGAAGATAAACAGAACCTTGTGCCCTTCATCATTTGTGGAAAGACAAGTGCTGTGGATGCGATCAGTCAGGATTGGTTTTTAAAGTATCACCTCAAAGAACGCACCAATAAGAACGCAATATTTTTATTAGATGAAGAAGCATTACATACATATGTACCTTATTTACTTTTTCCCTATGGAAAAGCAATCCAAGTAGTAGAACCCATAAGTCTAAAGCAAAAAATAATTGATGTTCTATATGAGCTCATACATTTTTATGAAAATGAAAACTTTACTGACGGAGAATGTCAGTAAAGTTTTTTTATACTAAGGATAGTTTCATTTAAAGGAGTGTTTATTATGCAGACAAGAAAAGTATATCTTTATGTATTTGATACGATGGCAGATTGGGAGATAGGGTATTTAATGGCCGAATTAAATACAGGTAGATATTTTAAAAAGGGGTTAGAGCCTTTAGAGGTGATGACTGTAGGGATTGATAGAAGTCCTGTTACGACAATGGGCGGCATCACCATACTTCCGACGATGGCCGTTGCTGAATGTCACTTGAATAGCATGGATGTCTTGATTCTTCCTGGAGGCAACACATGGCTAGAGTCTATTCATGAGCCTGTATTGAATAAAGTCTCAAAAGCGTTGAACGAAAATGTTTTCGTAGCTGCAATTTGTGGTGCAACGTTTGGTCTCGCAAAGGTTGGTTTGCTTGATACAAGACAACATACGAGCAACGATCTCGAATACTTGAAGATGCTTTGTCCACATTATATTGGGGATGAACATTTTAAACAGAAGCCAGCCGTAACTGAAAGGAATTTAGTAACGGCATCAGGCATTGCACCGTTGGGATTTGCCTACCATGTTTTGAGGCTACTCGATGTTTTTACACCAGAAACATTACATGCTTGGTATAAGCTTTATGAGACGCAGGAGAAAAAATATTTTTATGAATTAATGACATCTATTGAATAATAATTAGTCTAAGAAGAGCATGTTCATTGTTAAAACATGCTCTCTTTTTTTACATTAACTTTTTTTAGCCAACAAAATGCCTCGCACAATCCCCATCATGAAGATGCCACATAACAGCAACAGAAATAGGTAAGCCTGCCATTGCTGTAAAATACGTTCACGTCCTAGAGCTACCGTAAGATCATTGAACAGGGAGTAGGTGAAATACAATAGAATACTATTTTTGATGAGACAAAAGGTAAGGATGCCATTTTGTCGTTGTCTATGGGACAGTGGGGCTTTATTTTTGCGCATCACAGGATAAGCGGCTTTTATCTCTAAATAGTGTAAAAGTAAAAAGAGCATGAGTGCGACAAAGGGTAAATAAAAAATAGCGATTTTTGGTCCGAACTGGGCTTGGTCACTCGTGAAGCTTTGTAAGACAGGAATCGTGGCAGGGAGCTTGCCATATTGAATGAGTGTTGCTGTAATACCAGCTAGAAAAATAGTAGACACGATAACAGTTAGCTGGTGACAAAAGCGTGGTGTGGGTGTTTTTTGTTGTATATGCATCCTTGCTCCTCATTTCCATCATCATTGATAATAACAATCTGTTATACTGTATCATAGAATGATTGCTTTTTGTGTTAGAGAAAGAAGGATATTATGGAATACTTGTTGTTTTTACTAATTGGCATCATAGGGAATGTCATTGGCACGTTAGTTGGGGGCGGTGGTT encodes:
- a CDS encoding class I SAM-dependent methyltransferase; its protein translation is MGTLSTHLLEKARTYEQSTRISVPAYDTLFTMTQAYFRMHLGEQEASLLVVGAGGGNELSAWGPTNPKWTFTGVDPAVEMLQIAQHKAVQLGIESRVQLLQGTIEHLPQTTPKFDAASCILVLHFIEDRQEKRRLLQNIRKQLKPGKPFVLACAYGERESDELQDRISIWQSYFLDAGYTKEKVENMGKVIMNISFLSDQEIQQLLSEAGFQNITRFFSSGLFAGWMSHA
- a CDS encoding DUF1648 domain-containing protein — translated: MHIQQKTPTPRFCHQLTVIVSTIFLAGITATLIQYGKLPATIPVLQSFTSDQAQFGPKIAIFYLPFVALMLFLLLHYLEIKAAYPVMRKNKAPLSHRQRQNGILTFCLIKNSILLYFTYSLFNDLTVALGRERILQQWQAYLFLLLLCGIFMMGIVRGILLAKKS
- a CDS encoding CPBP family intramembrane glutamic endopeptidase gives rise to the protein MMNSLISAVLQVILFSVIPFIWWLCTARKKQPFLTWIGLQKPIIVHKGRYAMFFVLSIVVLVVPSFALIFFYIDRSLLAANQFAGLGVAAIIPALFYAIIQTGLAEELLFRGFLLKRLAKFFGFQVGNLVQSIVFGCVHGAMLWSLLSLHVILLVVLTTALAGYLMGWMNERVAGGSIVTSWCIHSIVNFIAACMYMFQF
- a CDS encoding type 1 glutamine amidotransferase family protein, yielding MQTRKVYLYVFDTMADWEIGYLMAELNTGRYFKKGLEPLEVMTVGIDRSPVTTMGGITILPTMAVAECHLNSMDVLILPGGNTWLESIHEPVLNKVSKALNENVFVAAICGATFGLAKVGLLDTRQHTSNDLEYLKMLCPHYIGDEHFKQKPAVTERNLVTASGIAPLGFAYHVLRLLDVFTPETLHAWYKLYETQEKKYFYELMTSIE
- a CDS encoding helix-turn-helix transcriptional regulator: MSKMDHMMQILWMLNSGRKITAKEIAEKLEINIRSVYRYINSLSASGVPIIAETGHHGGYTLLNNFIKSPLIFDVDEKAALLHASIFAKEAGYFLDEALNSATAKLTMYSNQEQEKMIQQHLQGFEIIGPVESSLEPLLKKLEESIVKETSIEMEYHTNNEEQAKSRVINPYGLVYWNQNWYVVAFCHVRNEIRTFKVGRISSLHQTVIPFQRPQSFSASDFFMKSLFPQVEDKQNLVPFIICGKTSAVDAISQDWFLKYHLKERTNKNAIFLLDEEALHTYVPYLLFPYGKAIQVVEPISLKQKIIDVLYELIHFYENENFTDGECQ